A single genomic interval of Paenibacillus macerans harbors:
- a CDS encoding sn-glycerol-1-phosphate dehydrogenase, which translates to MTQLLHNIRQQAAALGEEYLKAIDLDEIRVEPGALGRMAAYLERKNCRSVIVAADRDTYEAAGKLLLASMERAEGLSGTAVHTTMIRPDAEGDVIADEASLIQLILDIQRYGADAVIAVGGGTLHDICRFSAYTTGIPFISVPTAPSVDGFNSKGAPILLRGEKTTIPAIGPMAIFADLDILVQAPAELAAAGFGDMLGKYTSLFDWSFGALAAGEPYLPAAAEITRSALQKCVAAAGLIASRSEEGIHALMSALIESGLAMLLFGQSHPASGAEHHLSHYWEMEYLRLGRRQLLHGAKVGVASMEIAKLYRRIAAEGLPLNEWAAHRQAEGQSRNQSQAGSGKTPVSSGNVGSARGRANGRSTADFIRAENVKPAPAADWERIRREIGQIPDPQELGGLLALVGGPVSVKQLGVSPELLERSLREAHLVRPGRHTLLRAYNEMRAK; encoded by the coding sequence ATGACACAGCTTTTGCATAACATCAGGCAGCAGGCTGCTGCGCTGGGGGAAGAGTACCTTAAGGCGATCGATTTGGACGAAATCCGGGTCGAGCCGGGGGCGCTTGGCCGGATGGCCGCTTATTTGGAACGAAAAAACTGCCGCAGCGTTATCGTTGCGGCCGACCGCGATACGTACGAGGCGGCGGGGAAACTACTGCTGGCGTCAATGGAGCGGGCCGAAGGGCTTAGCGGAACGGCCGTCCATACGACGATGATCCGCCCGGACGCGGAAGGCGACGTCATCGCCGACGAGGCTTCGCTGATCCAGCTGATCTTGGATATCCAGCGGTATGGCGCGGACGCCGTCATCGCCGTGGGGGGCGGGACTCTGCACGATATCTGCCGATTTTCCGCCTACACGACGGGCATCCCTTTTATCTCCGTGCCGACCGCCCCGTCGGTGGACGGGTTCAACTCCAAAGGCGCTCCTATCCTGCTGCGGGGCGAGAAAACAACGATCCCGGCGATCGGGCCGATGGCGATTTTCGCCGATCTGGACATCTTGGTGCAAGCGCCTGCGGAGCTGGCCGCCGCCGGCTTCGGCGACATGCTGGGCAAATACACGTCCCTGTTCGACTGGAGCTTCGGCGCGCTCGCCGCGGGCGAACCTTATCTGCCGGCGGCGGCGGAGATCACGCGGTCGGCGCTGCAAAAATGCGTCGCTGCCGCCGGTTTGATCGCCAGCCGCAGCGAGGAGGGGATTCACGCGCTCATGTCCGCGCTGATCGAGTCCGGGCTGGCGATGCTGCTGTTCGGGCAGTCGCACCCGGCCTCCGGCGCCGAGCATCATCTCTCCCATTACTGGGAGATGGAATACCTGCGCCTCGGACGCCGCCAATTGCTGCATGGCGCCAAGGTGGGCGTGGCCAGCATGGAGATCGCCAAGCTGTACCGCCGGATCGCGGCGGAAGGTTTGCCCCTGAACGAATGGGCGGCACACCGGCAGGCGGAGGGGCAGAGCCGAAACCAGAGCCAGGCTGGTAGCGGGAAGACACCGGTGTCTTCCGGGAACGTTGGATCGGCACGGGGACGGGCAAACGGCAGATCCACAGCTGACTTCATCCGAGCGGAAAATGTGAAACCGGCGCCGGCGGCCGACTGGGAGCGGATCCGCCGGGAGATCGGGCAAATTCCCGATCCGCAAGAGCTTGGCGGCTTGCTGGCCCTTGTAGGCGGCCCCGTCTCGGTGAAGCAGCTTGGCGTATCGCCGGAGCTGCTGGAGCGCAGCCTGCGGGAAGCGCATCTCGTGCGGCCCGGCCGGCACACGCTGCTGCGGGCGTACAATGAGATGCGCGCAAAATGA
- a CDS encoding YkoP family protein: MRPVPIIKRAVQWGWMGWEQVFEAFSRLRSKYAGEYGICKMFVTKYRGKCMLCEDGTWIHDGDWIGELHLDNRKILALLQSHEANRVALMIARLMRGTMRQICAEMVKNPQLSQVKALQGVTLLHRGITHGLGFETHQMESSTFRALTTSYLRLLLTVFHPSNRSRIVPHAEKLVPMRLVMTRSALIRRFSGQNPAV, from the coding sequence ATGCGTCCAGTTCCGATAATCAAACGGGCCGTCCAATGGGGTTGGATGGGCTGGGAGCAGGTATTCGAGGCGTTTAGCCGCCTCCGCTCCAAATATGCCGGGGAATACGGCATCTGCAAAATGTTCGTCACGAAGTATCGCGGCAAGTGTATGTTGTGCGAGGACGGAACGTGGATTCATGACGGAGACTGGATCGGGGAACTGCATTTGGACAACCGGAAAATCCTCGCGCTGCTGCAGTCCCACGAAGCAAACCGGGTCGCGCTCATGATCGCCCGGTTGATGCGGGGCACCATGCGGCAGATTTGCGCGGAAATGGTGAAAAACCCGCAGCTGAGCCAAGTCAAGGCGCTGCAGGGCGTCACTTTGCTGCATCGCGGCATCACGCACGGGTTGGGCTTTGAGACGCATCAAATGGAAAGCAGCACCTTCCGCGCGCTGACGACTTCGTATCTGCGTCTGCTGCTAACGGTGTTCCACCCGAGCAACCGCAGCCGCATCGTTCCCCATGCGGAGAAGCTCGTACCGATGCGGCTGGTGATGACCCGCTCGGCGCTGATCCGGCGGTTCTCCGGGCAGAATCCCGCCGTTTAG
- a CDS encoding phosphatase PAP2 family protein: MRYRYYERLREYDNRLFFWCNHKLSHPALDLVLKGITHLGGAAFTIAVTLSVILFAAGPWPKAGWKSLCALALSHLAAVLVKRTFQRTRPYAALRGARISIRPLKDYSFPSGHTTAAFSIAVPFLFTAPGLAQILLPLAFIVGMSRIYLGVHCPSDCLAGGLIGALTALLVVLLAGAA, encoded by the coding sequence ATGAGGTATCGCTATTATGAGCGGCTGCGCGAATATGATAACCGGCTGTTTTTCTGGTGCAATCATAAGCTCAGCCATCCCGCGCTCGACCTGGTCTTGAAGGGAATCACCCATTTGGGCGGCGCGGCGTTTACGATTGCCGTCACCCTTTCGGTGATCCTGTTTGCGGCGGGACCTTGGCCAAAAGCAGGCTGGAAGAGCTTGTGCGCTCTGGCGCTCAGCCATCTGGCGGCCGTCCTGGTCAAAAGGACGTTTCAGCGGACCCGTCCCTACGCAGCGCTCCGGGGAGCCCGGATCTCGATCCGCCCGCTTAAGGATTACTCCTTTCCGTCCGGGCATACGACGGCCGCGTTTTCCATCGCCGTTCCATTTCTGTTCACCGCCCCCGGCCTGGCTCAAATCCTGCTGCCGCTTGCGTTTATCGTCGGGATGTCGCGGATTTATCTGGGCGTTCATTGTCCTTCGGACTGCCTCGCCGGCGGCCTGATCGGGGCGCTGACCGCGCTGCTTGTCGTGTTGCTCGCGGGAGCCGCTTGA
- a CDS encoding MFS transporter codes for MKNSAQGGFWSKLPPSFLHCSAILFLTEMARSAFLISFLPAYANDRHITLAAVGAAVSIHYLADTLIKVVAGYVLDRFPARLILNAFLLLGLLGLFVSFGISAPWAIIAGSGLLGIGVSPIWLLCLSEIREDHRGSQMGAVYTVWLVSLGLGPVAVNFLIDRSYSLSFWLLAGLWAGGWALAAVKSGVFRSRDLIRTVPFKQQLRQMQQKLSQIKPLVPGMILQTLAAGLLVPVLPSFASEYLALDYSAYSIVLLGGGLMTVLLLIPMGRLADKWGHKWLLVAGFGALAACLGLLVYSRQMISTMLLALGFGAAYAAVLPAWNAIQSYFVPAEQKATGWGVLSGIEGIGVIIGPILGGWVAESFGETATVGVSALLLFGIMLFYWIRPVRYQAGQMLERYGQEH; via the coding sequence ATGAAAAATTCCGCGCAAGGAGGATTTTGGAGCAAGCTGCCCCCTTCCTTTCTGCATTGCTCCGCTATTTTGTTCCTGACCGAAATGGCCCGCAGCGCTTTCCTGATTTCATTCCTGCCCGCCTATGCCAATGACCGGCATATCACGCTGGCGGCGGTCGGCGCGGCCGTGTCGATCCACTATTTGGCCGACACCCTGATCAAGGTCGTCGCAGGATACGTGCTTGACCGGTTTCCGGCGCGGCTCATCCTCAACGCATTTTTGCTGCTCGGACTGCTTGGGCTGTTCGTATCCTTCGGCATCAGCGCACCCTGGGCGATCATTGCCGGCTCCGGGCTGCTCGGGATAGGCGTGTCCCCGATCTGGCTGCTCTGCCTCTCGGAAATCCGGGAGGACCACCGGGGTTCGCAAATGGGCGCGGTATACACGGTTTGGCTCGTTTCGCTCGGCCTCGGGCCGGTTGCCGTTAATTTTCTGATCGACCGGAGCTACTCCTTGTCGTTCTGGCTGTTGGCCGGACTTTGGGCGGGAGGCTGGGCGCTGGCGGCCGTAAAGAGCGGCGTATTCCGGTCCAGGGATTTGATCCGAACCGTTCCTTTTAAGCAGCAGTTGCGGCAAATGCAGCAAAAGCTGTCGCAAATAAAACCGCTCGTACCCGGCATGATTTTGCAGACGCTGGCCGCCGGACTGCTGGTGCCCGTGCTGCCGAGCTTCGCTTCCGAATATCTGGCTTTGGATTATTCGGCATACTCGATCGTGCTGCTCGGCGGAGGGTTGATGACGGTGCTGCTTCTCATCCCCATGGGCCGCCTGGCCGACAAATGGGGCCACAAATGGCTGCTCGTCGCCGGCTTCGGCGCTTTGGCCGCCTGCCTTGGGCTGCTCGTTTATTCCCGGCAGATGATCAGCACGATGCTGCTGGCCCTGGGCTTCGGCGCGGCTTATGCCGCCGTGCTTCCCGCCTGGAACGCCATTCAGTCCTACTTCGTTCCCGCCGAGCAAAAAGCGACCGGCTGGGGGGTATTGTCCGGCATCGAAGGAATTGGCGTGATCATCGGGCCGATTTTAGGCGGGTGGGTTGCCGAAAGCTTCGGCGAAACGGCCACGGTCGGCGTCAGCGCTTTGCTGTTGTTCGGCATCATGCTGTTCTACTGGATCCGGCCGGTCCGGTACCAGGCCGGACAAATGCTTGAGCGCTACGGGCAAGAGCATTAA
- a CDS encoding MGDG synthase family glycosyltransferase — protein MKQDISIVILTAGYGNGHIQVSRTLQQAFARLGAASASILDLYREAHPGMNSISRYLYLYSPFFSNYGLDYYGWSYYATRNIEETSALAKWAGVLGMKKLISVLKERKADAIVSTFPFGGISHQLQKHGIHIPLFTVVTDFSLHSRWLHNRPDRFYVATDDLKQEMIRRGVRPGTITVSGIPLREPFYEPPFPVPPDAQRHPRSILVMMGACVPLPDIQQLTASLLSLPDVRVDIVCGGNDKLRRKLERRFGGHPRLRLFGFVDAVHDRMRRASCIITKAGGITLSEAIQIRTPIVVYKPFSGQERENALYLERKGAAAVAKHVRQLLPLVSEILDSEATRDKMMRQCDALAAGHAADMIVKDVLRLVRGLPAAENQFIV, from the coding sequence ATGAAGCAGGACATTAGCATCGTTATCCTGACCGCCGGTTACGGGAACGGTCATATTCAAGTGTCGCGAACGCTGCAGCAAGCCTTCGCCCGACTCGGCGCCGCATCGGCAAGCATTCTCGATTTGTATCGGGAAGCCCACCCCGGCATGAATTCCATTTCCCGTTATTTATATTTATACAGCCCTTTTTTCTCCAATTACGGTCTGGACTATTATGGCTGGTCGTATTACGCCACCCGGAATATCGAAGAGACCAGCGCTTTGGCCAAGTGGGCCGGGGTGCTCGGAATGAAAAAATTGATCTCCGTCCTGAAGGAACGAAAGGCGGACGCCATCGTAAGCACGTTCCCGTTCGGAGGAATTTCACATCAGCTGCAAAAGCACGGTATTCACATCCCGCTATTTACCGTAGTGACCGATTTCAGCCTGCACAGCCGCTGGCTGCATAACCGCCCGGACCGGTTTTATGTGGCCACCGATGACCTCAAGCAAGAAATGATCCGGCGGGGAGTACGGCCGGGAACGATTACCGTCAGCGGCATTCCGCTGCGGGAACCGTTTTACGAGCCGCCCTTTCCGGTGCCGCCGGACGCGCAGCGGCATCCCCGATCCATTCTTGTCATGATGGGCGCCTGCGTGCCTTTGCCGGATATTCAGCAGTTGACGGCAAGCCTGCTGTCTTTGCCGGACGTGCGGGTCGACATCGTATGCGGGGGGAACGACAAGCTGCGGCGGAAACTGGAGCGCCGGTTCGGCGGTCATCCCCGGCTGCGGCTGTTCGGGTTCGTGGACGCGGTCCACGACCGCATGCGGCGCGCCTCCTGCATCATTACGAAGGCCGGCGGCATCACTTTATCCGAAGCGATCCAAATTCGTACGCCGATCGTCGTTTACAAGCCGTTCTCCGGGCAGGAGCGGGAGAACGCCCTTTATCTGGAGCGAAAAGGCGCCGCGGCGGTGGCCAAACACGTGCGGCAGCTCCTCCCGCTGGTGAGCGAAATCCTCGACTCCGAAGCTACCCGGGACAAAATGATGCGGCAATGCGACGCGCTCGCCGCCGGGCATGCCGCCGATATGATCGTCAAGGACGTGCTGCGGCTGGTCCGCGGACTGCCCGCCGCGGAAAACCAATTCATAGTATAG
- a CDS encoding DUF2339 domain-containing protein, whose product MKEFRDRLVQLQEDQARMLKEYQALVEEYESYDYIRENGALRRQCEELKRRADALEERLGQLDHENRELRRALSEQMLDEKLGLLALSRKKLYTYFSEKVIGQGNRLESLENFAKQRIDHLIHQAERQLDADQEGIKARLKQFHEELEQRMAEHRKRLLVEENRIRQETWAGYEKLAAEGVDEETVQRRKKQNQIEMKIGLNWINKIGILLIVLGVGAAFKYSYTAWFSGYMKGLVFFLLGALMIAGGEWLFRKGKKIFALGLLGGGISVLYGSVFYSYFLLHIIGMYAGFAVCVLITAAAVFLSLRYRSRTICSLGLIGGYLPLLSYISAFGLEGAAVYAGMGYLLLLNGLILLVSFRKRWPAVTYISFLLHTPSMIALAALAEQAWIAMLYAVCIFLMYLGITLWIPFRHKSKLTWWDFSLLALNTVVSCGTLYGLIAKAELTGFRGLLALLFCLVYTALGRFAHKKLPQERAIRVLFYATALTFAVLMIPFQLDVRWVSMGWLIEGMALAVFAGRSRLKPLERGGWGIVLLCAGAFFWVDFIRYLVGVVRPGDFNLQYSSISLGPLLLMLYYALRFRNPEENGRYLAWEHTFISWVKYVTLCNLWLYLVYEAGFVYDRLVPASMSHEALYKWLLIAAVTMVLAYALTKFRLLYDRFVKIYTLVLYSISYFICFIVTVALPALQEDAARNGAAEYIALIVLIAFNIIVFFSGKDMLFSAIRRDFRSAEWYPVIMGAYLFAVITAFLSVQFRLGDAGLWFSLVYLLLAIGYIVYGFRYRYVYIRRIGLGLTLLSTGKMLLYDLSLLTTGSKILAFFGFGVVLLAISYIYQRVSLRLEGVKEQGSPEESAVSNSPE is encoded by the coding sequence ATGAAGGAATTTAGGGATCGCCTGGTTCAACTCCAGGAGGATCAGGCCAGGATGCTTAAAGAATACCAAGCGTTGGTCGAGGAATATGAATCCTATGATTACATACGCGAAAACGGCGCGCTCCGCCGGCAATGCGAGGAGCTCAAGCGGCGGGCGGACGCGCTGGAGGAACGGCTGGGGCAGCTCGATCACGAGAACCGGGAGCTGCGCCGGGCGCTTTCCGAGCAGATGTTGGATGAAAAGCTCGGATTGCTGGCCTTATCGAGGAAGAAGCTGTACACCTATTTTTCGGAGAAGGTGATCGGACAGGGGAACCGGCTTGAAAGTCTGGAGAATTTCGCCAAACAAAGAATCGATCATTTGATCCATCAGGCTGAAAGGCAATTGGATGCCGACCAAGAAGGAATCAAGGCCCGCTTGAAGCAATTTCACGAGGAATTGGAACAGCGCATGGCCGAGCACCGGAAGCGGCTGCTGGTAGAGGAGAACCGCATTCGCCAGGAGACCTGGGCCGGGTACGAGAAGCTTGCCGCGGAAGGCGTCGATGAGGAAACGGTACAGCGCCGCAAGAAACAAAACCAGATCGAAATGAAGATCGGCTTGAACTGGATCAACAAGATCGGCATTTTGCTGATCGTTCTGGGGGTAGGCGCGGCGTTCAAATATTCCTATACGGCCTGGTTCAGCGGGTATATGAAGGGGCTGGTTTTCTTCCTGCTCGGGGCGCTGATGATCGCGGGCGGGGAATGGCTGTTCCGCAAAGGGAAAAAGATTTTCGCCTTAGGATTGCTCGGCGGCGGGATTTCGGTATTGTACGGCTCGGTTTTTTACAGCTATTTTCTCCTGCACATCATCGGCATGTATGCCGGGTTTGCCGTATGCGTCCTGATCACGGCGGCGGCCGTGTTCTTGTCGCTCAGGTACAGGTCGCGGACGATTTGTTCCCTGGGACTGATCGGCGGTTATCTGCCCTTGCTATCATACATAAGCGCATTTGGACTTGAGGGCGCCGCCGTTTATGCGGGCATGGGGTATTTGCTGCTGCTCAACGGCTTGATTCTGCTCGTTTCGTTCCGGAAACGGTGGCCTGCCGTCACCTATATCAGCTTTTTGCTTCATACGCCGTCCATGATCGCTCTGGCGGCGCTGGCGGAGCAGGCGTGGATCGCCATGCTGTACGCCGTTTGCATCTTTTTGATGTATTTGGGCATCACCCTTTGGATACCGTTTAGGCACAAGTCGAAGCTAACCTGGTGGGACTTCTCTTTGCTTGCGCTGAATACCGTCGTCAGCTGCGGGACTTTGTACGGTCTGATCGCCAAAGCGGAACTGACCGGATTCAGGGGGCTGCTGGCTCTGCTGTTCTGCCTGGTCTACACGGCGTTGGGACGGTTTGCGCATAAGAAACTGCCGCAGGAACGGGCGATCCGCGTCCTGTTTTACGCCACGGCGCTGACGTTCGCGGTTCTGATGATCCCGTTCCAGCTCGATGTCCGCTGGGTCTCCATGGGCTGGCTCATCGAGGGAATGGCCCTCGCCGTCTTCGCCGGCCGCAGCCGTTTGAAGCCGCTGGAACGCGGCGGATGGGGCATTGTGCTGCTCTGTGCGGGCGCGTTCTTCTGGGTGGATTTTATCCGCTATTTGGTGGGTGTCGTTCGCCCGGGCGATTTCAATCTGCAGTACAGCTCCATCTCTTTGGGGCCGCTGTTGCTGATGCTGTATTACGCGCTGCGTTTCCGAAACCCGGAGGAAAACGGCCGTTATCTTGCCTGGGAGCACACGTTCATCTCCTGGGTAAAATACGTCACGCTGTGCAATTTGTGGCTGTATTTGGTTTATGAAGCGGGCTTCGTCTACGATCGGCTCGTTCCGGCGTCGATGAGCCATGAAGCTTTGTACAAATGGCTGCTCATCGCGGCGGTGACGATGGTGCTGGCCTATGCGTTAACCAAGTTCAGGCTGCTTTACGACCGGTTCGTCAAAATTTATACGCTGGTCTTGTATTCGATCAGCTATTTCATTTGTTTCATTGTCACGGTGGCGCTGCCTGCGCTGCAGGAAGACGCGGCCCGGAACGGAGCGGCCGAGTATATTGCGCTGATCGTGCTGATCGCCTTTAATATTATCGTTTTCTTTAGCGGCAAAGACATGCTGTTTTCGGCGATCCGCCGCGATTTCCGCAGCGCGGAATGGTACCCGGTCATCATGGGGGCGTACCTGTTTGCCGTCATTACCGCCTTTCTGAGCGTGCAGTTCCGGCTCGGAGACGCCGGTTTATGGTTCAGTCTGGTGTACCTGCTGCTGGCGATCGGTTACATCGTTTACGGCTTCCGCTACAGATACGTGTACATCCGGCGGATCGGCCTGGGGCTGACGCTGCTGTCCACCGGAAAAATGCTGCTGTACGACCTGTCGCTGCTGACGACGGGCAGCAAAATTCTCGCCTTTTTCGGGTTTGGCGTCGTGCTGCTGGCCATTTCCTACATCTATCAGCGGGTCTCCCTCCGGCTGGAGGGTGTGAAGGAACAAGGATCTCCAGAGGAATCGGCGGTATCGAATTCGCCGGAGTAA
- a CDS encoding LL-diaminopimelate aminotransferase gives MEFTPSDKVQQMATGIFTELARRKRSASRQGIEVIDLSVGSPDLPPPPLVAEKLAASAQHAENYGYALGGTREFHEAVSHFYRRRYGVELDPEQEVLQTMGSQDGLAHLALAVVNPGDYVLIPDPGYPIYEAGVVLAGGQVYPLPLREENGYLPRLDQVPGEIVARTKMMILSYPGNPVPAMADVSFFEEAIRFAKRHNILIVHDFAYSELIFDGRPRLSFMAVPGAREVGIEFNSLSKTFNMAGCRIGYAVGHPGVLRALGTLKSNIDYGVFLPVQQAAAAALMADDRLLEAQVKEYEARRDTLISGLTKVGWQVAKSPATMFVWAPIPAGWTSRELAFALIEQAGVAVVPGDAFGRQGEGYVRIALVQPSGRLAEAVERIGRFLRRRDGLGSQNQP, from the coding sequence ATGGAATTTACCCCATCGGATAAAGTGCAGCAAATGGCCACCGGCATATTTACGGAATTGGCCCGGCGTAAACGGTCCGCTTCCCGTCAGGGCATCGAAGTTATCGACCTGAGCGTGGGCAGCCCCGATCTTCCGCCGCCGCCGCTGGTCGCGGAGAAACTTGCGGCCTCGGCGCAGCATGCGGAAAACTACGGATATGCCCTGGGGGGGACCCGGGAGTTTCATGAAGCAGTGAGTCATTTTTACCGCAGACGGTACGGAGTGGAGCTCGATCCGGAGCAAGAGGTGCTCCAAACGATGGGTTCGCAGGACGGGCTTGCCCATTTGGCTTTGGCGGTCGTCAATCCCGGGGATTACGTATTGATTCCGGACCCGGGTTATCCGATTTACGAGGCGGGGGTGGTTCTGGCCGGGGGCCAGGTGTATCCGCTGCCGCTTCGCGAGGAAAACGGGTATCTGCCGCGGTTGGATCAGGTTCCGGGTGAAATTGTGGCGCGGACGAAAATGATGATTCTCAGCTATCCCGGCAACCCGGTGCCGGCCATGGCGGACGTTTCTTTTTTCGAGGAAGCAATCCGGTTTGCGAAGCGGCATAACATTTTGATCGTCCATGATTTCGCGTATTCCGAACTGATTTTCGACGGGCGCCCCCGGCTAAGCTTTATGGCGGTTCCCGGCGCCAGGGAAGTGGGCATCGAGTTCAACTCGCTGTCCAAAACGTTTAATATGGCCGGCTGCCGGATCGGCTATGCCGTCGGTCACCCTGGAGTTTTGCGGGCGCTCGGCACGCTGAAATCGAACATCGATTACGGCGTTTTTCTTCCGGTTCAACAGGCCGCCGCGGCCGCGCTGATGGCGGACGATCGTTTGCTTGAGGCCCAGGTGAAAGAGTATGAAGCGCGCAGGGATACGCTGATTTCCGGGCTGACGAAGGTAGGCTGGCAGGTGGCGAAGTCCCCGGCCACGATGTTTGTGTGGGCCCCAATCCCGGCAGGCTGGACTTCGCGCGAGCTGGCGTTCGCGCTGATCGAGCAGGCGGGCGTGGCGGTGGTGCCGGGCGATGCGTTTGGCCGTCAAGGGGAAGGGTACGTGCGGATCGCGCTTGTGCAGCCTTCCGGCCGGCTTGCCGAGGCGGTCGAGCGGATCGGCCGGTTTCTGCGGCGGCGGGACGGTCTTGGCAGTCAAAATCAACCATAG
- the rlmN gene encoding 23S rRNA (adenine(2503)-C(2))-methyltransferase RlmN, whose product MNQRYSIYGLTKDRLAAWLLDHGHKKGRAERVWDWLYRQRVTDFQAMDDVNAECRAVLAEHFAVETLKEHTRQESVDGTIKFLFQLQDGNLIETVLMRHKFGLSVCVTTQVGCNIGCSFCASGLLKKSRDLTGGEIVEQVMKVQLHLDRKGRGEKVTHIVVMGIGEPFDNYDNMADFLRVIQDPKGLAIGPRHITVSTSGLADKITEFADSDLQVNLAVSLHAPNNELRTRIMKINRAIPIEKLLAAIDYYLEKTNRRITIEYILLKDVNDGKEHALELAELMGDRLVNVNLIPYNPVDEHAQYQRSAQESVLAFYDVLKKQGVSCSIRLEHGTDIDAACGQLRSKQLKLPS is encoded by the coding sequence ATGAATCAACGATATTCGATATATGGTTTGACCAAGGACCGGCTCGCCGCCTGGCTGCTGGATCATGGACATAAAAAGGGGCGGGCCGAACGGGTTTGGGATTGGCTGTACCGGCAGCGGGTCACCGATTTTCAGGCGATGGACGATGTAAACGCCGAGTGCCGGGCGGTGCTTGCCGAGCATTTTGCGGTCGAAACGCTGAAAGAACATACCCGGCAGGAATCCGTCGACGGCACGATCAAGTTTTTGTTCCAATTGCAGGACGGCAATCTGATCGAAACGGTGCTGATGCGCCATAAATTCGGCCTGTCGGTATGCGTGACGACCCAGGTCGGCTGCAATATCGGCTGCAGCTTCTGCGCCAGCGGACTGCTCAAGAAAAGCCGCGACCTGACGGGCGGGGAGATCGTGGAGCAGGTCATGAAGGTGCAGCTTCACCTGGACCGCAAGGGCCGGGGGGAGAAGGTCACCCATATCGTGGTCATGGGGATCGGCGAGCCGTTCGACAACTACGACAATATGGCCGATTTTCTGCGCGTCATCCAGGATCCGAAAGGGCTGGCCATCGGGCCGCGGCATATCACCGTATCGACGAGCGGGCTGGCGGACAAAATCACCGAATTCGCCGACTCCGACCTGCAGGTTAATCTGGCAGTATCCCTGCACGCGCCGAACAACGAGCTGCGCACCCGGATCATGAAGATCAACCGGGCGATTCCGATCGAGAAGCTGCTGGCGGCGATCGACTACTACCTGGAGAAAACGAATCGGCGGATCACGATCGAGTACATTTTGCTGAAGGACGTGAACGACGGCAAAGAGCACGCTTTGGAGCTGGCGGAACTAATGGGCGATCGGCTCGTCAACGTCAATCTGATTCCGTACAATCCGGTGGACGAACACGCCCAGTATCAAAGAAGCGCGCAGGAATCGGTGCTGGCTTTTTACGATGTGCTGAAAAAACAAGGCGTCAGCTGCAGCATCCGGCTGGAGCACGGCACCGACATCGACGCGGCATGCGGCCAGTTGCGCAGCAAGCAGCTGAAGCTGCCGAGCTGA
- a CDS encoding sporulation protein, whose amino-acid sequence MSFFKKMLASVGIGAARINTELDTLEVAVGGEIGGTVYLEGGQADQSIDNIYLKLKTHYIREQGDSKLRETATIAKYLVTQGFELKAGERKQIPFRFRLPDRMPVTLRNVPIWIETGLDIDMGVDPKDEDLIHVVPDRKMRTVLDAAELLGFRLREVTNDYAPRLGGALPFVQEFEYAPGGRFYGYLDELEILFFPKGDTLELILQVDRRARGLSGLFAEALELDERFVRVRLSRDDLLRGPQSVAAQLEAVIARHI is encoded by the coding sequence ATGTCCTTTTTTAAGAAAATGTTGGCCAGCGTGGGAATCGGGGCGGCGCGGATCAATACGGAGCTGGATACGTTGGAGGTCGCCGTCGGCGGGGAAATCGGCGGAACCGTCTATTTGGAGGGAGGACAGGCCGACCAGTCCATCGACAACATTTATCTGAAGCTAAAAACCCATTACATACGCGAGCAAGGCGACAGCAAGCTCAGGGAAACCGCCACGATCGCCAAATACCTGGTTACCCAAGGCTTCGAGCTGAAGGCCGGCGAGAGGAAGCAAATTCCGTTCCGCTTCAGGCTGCCGGACCGGATGCCGGTGACGCTGCGGAACGTACCGATCTGGATCGAAACCGGGCTCGATATCGACATGGGGGTCGATCCGAAGGACGAAGACCTGATCCACGTCGTACCGGACCGGAAAATGCGAACCGTGCTGGACGCGGCGGAGCTGCTCGGGTTCCGCCTGCGCGAAGTGACGAACGATTACGCTCCAAGGCTTGGCGGGGCCCTGCCGTTCGTGCAGGAATTCGAATACGCGCCCGGAGGCAGATTCTACGGATACCTGGACGAGTTGGAAATCCTGTTTTTCCCGAAAGGCGATACGCTCGAGCTGATACTGCAGGTCGATCGCCGCGCCCGCGGCTTAAGCGGCTTGTTCGCCGAAGCGCTGGAGCTGGATGAGCGGTTTGTGCGGGTCCGGTTGTCCAGAGACGACCTCCTTCGCGGTCCGCAATCGGTAGCCGCCCAGTTGGAAGCGGTCATTGCCAGGCATATTTAA